The sequence TTCCCAACGATTATCACGGTCCATAGCAAAGTAACGGCCAATTGCCGACGCTACTTTAACCCGCGTATTGCTGATATGGCTTTCCAAATCGGTCATGAAGCCAATGCCCGAATTAGGGTCGGTGTCGCGACCATCTAAAAAGGCATGAATAAACACCTTTTGCAGGCCAAACTCGGTAGCGGCATCGCACAAACCCTTTACGTGTTTAATATGCGAGTGCACACCACCATCGGACACCAGCCCGATGAAGTGTACATCTTTATTGTTTTCCTTAGCGTAGGCAAAGGCGTTTTGTATTACCTCGTTTGTGCTAAACTCCTTATCTTCAACAGCTTTATGGATTCGGCCCAGCTCCTGGTAAACCACGCGGCCCGCGCCCAGGTTCATGTGGCCTACTTCCGAGTTGCCCATCTGCCCGTCGGGTAAACCAACGGCCATTCCCGATGCCTCCAGTTTGGAGTTGGGGTATTTGGCCAGCATGCTGTTAAAGAAAGGCGTTTTAGCGTTAAATATAGCGTTCGATTTGTCCTGGCGGCCGTATCCCCAGCCGTCCAGTATAATTAGTGCAAGTTTTTTTTGTTGTTCCACAATGCAAATATAAAAGCAACGTTGTATAGTAAAGTTAATTTATTTGTCTATTTTCATGGCTTAACGAAAAGTACGACAAGAAACCGAATAATCTTTTTAGACCGATCCTGTTATGATGACCAGGTTGTTTATTATGCTGCTGTATATCATGCCCATAGGCCACACCGCCCCTGGCCCAATAGATAACGCGGCCGACCTGATCAAAGCCAACAACATCCATAAACTGGCCGAAATGTTCGCGCCGACGGTTGAAATTACCATCCTTAACGAAGAAAATATCTACTCTGCCGCCCAGGCAGAGGTGGTGCTGCAAAACTTTTTTAAAGCCAACCCGGTAAAAAGTATGCAGATCGTGCACCGCGTAAACTCTAATCCCATCATCCGTTACGCCGTGCTGCAACTGGTTACGGCTAATGGCACTTATCGCACTTCCATATCGCTGAAGCAGGTGGATGGGAAGTTTCTGTTGAATGAGATAAAGGTAGAGACGGATAAGAAGGGGTAGTTACAAACCGTAGAGACACGATACTTCGTGTCTCTCACTATGCAATCAGATTTGAATAATGATAAAGAGACACGAAGTATCGTGTCTCTACTACAATTGCTTTTCCTCAACAGACAGCCAAGGATAGTTTTTCTCCCCACTTTTATTAACTTGGCTAAACCAATACAAAACTGATCAAAACCGCATTCGCATGAGAAAACTATATGTGCTATTAGCTGCGCTATTTTTAAAATCGATAACCGCCCATGCCCAAACCGGTGTTAAAT comes from Mucilaginibacter mali and encodes:
- a CDS encoding DUF4783 domain-containing protein, which codes for MMTRLFIMLLYIMPIGHTAPGPIDNAADLIKANNIHKLAEMFAPTVEITILNEENIYSAAQAEVVLQNFFKANPVKSMQIVHRVNSNPIIRYAVLQLVTANGTYRTSISLKQVDGKFLLNEIKVETDKKG